From the Candidatus Aminicenantes bacterium genome, the window GAAACCTTTCACATCTTTAAAAAAATGGTTTTATCTTACAGGGGATCATTATTAAAAAACCTAACAAACATATTTTTTGAAACTTTAGTGGTTGTTTTTGAGACAGCCTCCGAGGGGCCGCCCTTGTCACCTGTCTTCCTGCCTCCTGTTACCTTTCCTACTTGATTTTCGCCTCTGGGACGGGTATAATCCCTTGCGACTGGGCGATTAACTCAGCGGCTAGAGTGCTACCTTCACACGGTAGAAGTCAGAGGTTCAAATCCTCTATCGCCCATTCTTTTCTCATGCAACCGACTTCACGCCGTTTCCTGTTTCAGTCATCACTATTCCCGCTGGGCGAACACCTGATACTGGTTCCCTATTTCCACGATCAGAAACTGTTGGCGTTTTTTCGTCGCCATGCTGTCGACCGCAGACGGCGACTGGGGGGAGAGTGGCTGCACCTGGAATCAATCACCGTGATCACGGGGTTCCTGGGATATCCGGCTCTGTTTACCCATCTGGCCTTCCTGGCGGAACCTTATCCGGAAAAAATATCGCTGCTGGGAACCGCGGGATCACTGGCCCCGAAACTTGACAACACCCGTCTGGTGCAGGTGACCCGCATCATGGGCAGCGGTTCCCTCAGGGGCTTTTCGCGCCGGCCGGCGCTGGATATGGGGGCGCCCCTCATTAAGGGCCTGGAGCCCGTGGCCGGGGTCAGCGTGGACATGGTGCAGCGGGAAACCCCGACCTGGCTGAGACGCCAGCGCACCCGGGGCGCTGAAATCGTGGAAATGGAGTTGTTTCCCCTGCGGGCCCGGCTGAAACGCGACATCACGGCCCTGGTGGTGTTGAGCGACAGCGTCACGGAGACCGGGATTCAGCCCTTTGGGGATTACGATGCCCTGCAACGGGAATTCCGCCGCGGGCTGCTGGCCCTGACGCAGGGTCGTTTGCCCGGCATTACCGGGTCCGGGAGAAAAAATGACGCATAAACCCGTAGTGGTTCTGACCCACCATCTGCTGCCCGCCGTGCAACGTGACCTGGAATCCCGCTGGAACCTGATCTTGGTGGAAGGCGGAGAACGAAACTTGACCCAGGTGCTTCCCGTCCACCACGAGGCCAGGGGGCTGATCAGCTTCCTTTCCGAGCCGATCACCCTGGAGGTGATCAAGTCCGCGCCGAACCTGGAAATCATCGCCAACTACGCCGTGGGATACAACAATATCGATGTGGAGGCGGCAATTGAAAAAGGCATCTGGGTAACCCACACTCCGGATGTGTTGACCGCGGCTACGGCGGACCAGACCATGGCCCTGCTGCTGGCCGTGGCCAGGCGCGTGGTGGAGGGCGATCGCCTGGTTCGCGCCGGCGGATTTGATGGCTGGGCGTCTGATCTCATGCTGGGCCGGGAATTGAGTGGGGCGATCCTGGGCATCGTGGGCATGGGGCGGATCGGAACCGCCGTGGCGCAGCGGGCGCAAGCGTTCGGAATGCGGGTGATTTATCACTCCCGCAGCCGCAAGCCGGAGTTGGAAAAAGAGCGGGGCTACCGCTTTGTTCAATTTGCCGAACTGGCGGAAAGCGCGGACATCATCAGCCTGCACCTGCCGTATTCCTCCAAGGTTCACCACCTGATCGACCAGTCGGTTCTGGCGCGCATGAAACCGGATGCCATGCTGATCAATGTGGCGCGGGGTCCATTGGTGGATGAGGCGGCGCTGGCCCGGCGCCTGCAAGAGGGCGGCATCGGGGGCGCGGGGCTGGATGTGTATGAGCATGAACCCCACGTCAATCCCTTGTTGAAGACCCTGGACAATGTTGTGCTGGCGCCGCACTCAGGCAGCGCCACCGTGCATACGCGCACGCAGATGGGCCGCATGGTTGAAGACAGTGTGGTTGCCGCATTGGCCGGGAACCGCCCTCCCCACCTGGTGGCGGAATGGCGCCAGAGAGAACCGGAGCCCGGCCCGCGTGTTTGAACTCGTTTCCCCTTTTGCGGCCACCCCGGCCCAGCAGGAGGCTGTGCGTGGCATTGCGGATGCATTTGACCGGGGCTGCAAACGCCATGTCCTGTTGGGCGTGACCGGGTCGGGAAAAACCTTTACCATGGCCAGCCTGATCCGGGAGATGGGCCTTCCCACCCTGGTGCTGGCGCCGAACAAAACCCTGGCCGCGCAGCTTTACCAGGAATTTCGCGGGTTTTTTCCGCGAAACCGGGTGGGATACTTTATCAGTTACTACGATTATTACCAGCCGGAAGCCTTTGTGCCCCAACGCAACCTCTACATTGCCAAGGAGGTATCCATCAACGCGGACCTGGAACGAATGCGCATGGATGCGGTCCGCGGACTGCTGGAATCGCCATCTACCGTGGTGGTGGCGTCCGTATCCGCCATCTACAACATCGGTTCCCCGGATGATTTCTTTCGCCAGCGCCTCTCTTTTCATCGCAAATCTCCGCTTTCCCGGGACGGCTTGATCAGTGGGCTGGTAAAGCTGGGTTATCGCAGAACCGAAGGGTTGATCAATACCGGGGGATTGCGAGTGCGGGGGCCGGCGGTCGAGGTGTTTCCCACCAGCGAGGAAGAGCCCCTGCGGTTCATATTTTTACAAAAGAGATTGGCAGCCATCGAAGTCTTTGACCCAGTAACCGGTGAAGCGCGCACGGAGTTGGAGGAAGTCAGCATTTTTCCCGTTTCCTATTTCCACTACCATGGAGAACGCGTCCAATACACGGTTAAAATGGTTTTGGCTGAACTGGAGGAACGAGAAGCCCATTTCCGGGAACAGAATCGCCCGGACTTGGCGGAACGCCTAGGGGAACGGACCCGCTTTGATATGGAACAGTTGGCGCAATTCGGCCATTGCGCGGGGATTGAAAACTATTCACTCTACCTCTCCGGACGCAATCCGGGCGATCCACCATTCACGCTGCTGGACTATTTTCCGCGGCCATTCCTGACCATCATGGATGAATCCCACATTACCCTGCCGCAATTGCGCGGCATGTACGCCGGCGATCGCTCGCGCAAAGAAAAGCTGGTTGAATTCGGTTTCCGCCTGCCCTCCGCCTTGGACAACCGCCCCTTGCGCCTGGAAGAAACCAATGCCCGGTTGGACCGGGTCTTGTACGTATCCGCCACTCCCGCCAACGAGGAGTTAACGGCGGCGGGCGGCGATGGTGTGACTGAATTGCTGGTCCGTCCCACGGGATTGCTGGATCCCCGGGTGGAAGAGCGGCGCGTGGAAGCGCCGATCCAGGACCTGATAAAGGAAATCCGCCAAGAGGTGGAGCGGGGCTACCGGGTGCTGGTGACTACGCTGACCAAGCGCATGGCTGAGAAACTCACCGCGTACCTGGCTGAGCAGGGGATTCGGGCAACCTACATGCACTCAGAGATCAAGCCCCTGGATCGCATTCGCATCCTGCAGCAGTTGCGCAGCGGAGGCGTGGATGTGCTGGTGGGCATCAACCTGTTACGGGAAGGTCTGGATCTGCCGGAGGTATCATTGGTGGCCGTGCTGGACGCGGACCGGGAGGGGTTTCTGCGCTCCGAACGCTCCCTGATTCAGACCTTCGGGCGAGCCGCCCGCAACGTGGACGGCCGGGTGCTTTTGTACATGCGCGAATCAACCGACTCCATTCGCCGCGCGGAGGAGGAAACACGTCGTCGACGCGCTTTCCAGCAAGAGTACAATCAACTTCACGGCCTGGTTCCGCAAAGCATTCGCAAGGCGGTGCACGATTTTCACGATGATTCATGGTGGGTGAACAAAGCCGCAACTGAACCCGAAGTGGAAATCGCGCCCGGTGAGGATGTGGACCGGCGCATCGAGGAGTTGGAAAAAGAGATGCGCCGTATGGCGGACGCTTTGGACTTTGTGAATGCCGCCAGGCTGCGCGACCGCATCCGCCACCTCAAAAACCTGCGCCTTGAACTGTTTTAACTGGGGACGGTGCTTGTAAACATGTAAATACGGATTCTTGGATAATCAGGGTTGAAAAGTTGGAGAGTTGGAGAGAAATAAGGTGACAGTAGGCTTGCAGTCTAAAGTCTAAAGTCGAAAGTCTAAAGTTGAAAGTGAAAACAAACCGCGAAGAAATTTCCCTGACTAACTTGTGTTCCGCCACTCAAAAGCAGCCTCAATGCTTTTTTTTTCTACTTTCTACGTTCTACCTTCTGCAAGTACCGCAATGGCCAGTGCAGGGTTTTTATTGCGTTCCCTTCTTCCTTATTCAGGGCATTGGCCCATCAAATGGAAAATTTCTCAGAACAATGCTATTTTCATATTTTTAGACACTCCCCAAATAAGAGGCACAAATGACCGATTACAGTGAATTCACCCGTTTTCGCCGCCAGATGAATGAACGCATCCTCGAATCGGGAAATCTTGAAATAAAGAGGTTTTTTGCCCTGGACGAGAGGGTGTATGCCCCGGGATTGCTGGATCATGCCACGAAAGAGATGATCGGCCTGGCCGCGTCCATGGTGTTGCGTTGTGATGATTGCGTTCGTTATCACCTGATCCAGTGCCGCCAGGCCGGGATAGAGATCAAGGCGCTCTTCGAAGTGTTCTCCGTGGCCCTGATCGTGGGCGGGTCGATCGTGATTCCCCAACTGCGAAGGGCGGTGGACTTTCTGGAAGAATTGGAAAACAAAAAAAGTTGAAAACTTTTCAACTTTATTTTCTGTACAAGATCCTTGCCATTGGGGGTACGTGAATGTAGATGGCCTTTTCCGGGCAGATTTCCTGGCAGCAATAGCAGCGGATGCAACGTTCATAGTGGAAGACCGGCAATGTTTCCGGTCCGTCTTCACCCGGCCAGTCCAATGCCCGGGGGGTTACGGGGCATTGGGCCACGCAGGCTCCGCAGTTGCGGCAGCGGGAAGCATCGATCACCGGGCGGGGAGTCACCCACTCACGCAGAAAGCGAGGCACGTAGGTGGAAGTCAGAAAGCGCGGCGGAGGACGCCGCGGCACCTGGAAGTCTTTGCAGGCGAGTGAATCCGGATCACTTCCCGATATCTGGATGCGATCCATGCGCAGGTTGCCGATTCCGGCCTTGTGGGCCGCTTCCAGGAATGGCACATGCTCCGGGTTCAAGTGGATGAGCCGGCAGAACACCGTGTCCAGCGCAACGGCATCGCTTGAGAAGAGCAAAACGCCCATGTGACGTGGATTGCCTCCCCTGGGACCGTTTCCTTCCATGGCCGTAATGGCGTCCATGACATACAGGCGGGGAGGGGCCAGAAGGAGAACGGCGGCCAGAAGTTCCGAAAATCGATAGACATCGGGATAGCGCAGGTGTAATTCACTTTTTTGAAGTCCCGGGATGGTTCCGAACTGGTTCTTGATCGCTCCCGTAATACCCGTCAATCCGTGGGTTTTCATTTTTGATATCCCGACCATGCCGTCAGCGGCCAGCACCCCGTGGGCCAGGCGCACTGTTTGGCTGGACAGGGGACCTTTCAGGGAGCGGGTTTCTCCGCGGCGAAAGTCGGCCAGGGGAATGCCCAGGGCGTCCGCAACCGGGGAAATTCCCGCCACCAGGGCGATGCGCTCCGTGCGTCCCCGGGCCGGGGAGTCACCGTAAGTGACCTGTGCTCCGGCGTTCTGGAACTCCCGCGCCACGGCGCCAAAGACCTCGGGATGAACGGTTACCGCCCGTTCAGGCGGATCCCCGGCCAGAAGGTTGGGCTTGAGCAGGATTTTTTCGCCGGGAGCGGCAAATTGTGCCATTCCGCCCAGGGCGTTCAGCCCCTCGTGCACCGCCCTGGATACAAGGTCCGGGGAATAGTCGGTACAGGGGATCACCGCCACCCGGGACAGCGTCGGGGACTGCACGCTAGAATGCCTCGTCCACCGCTTGAGAGGGAAGGCTT encodes:
- a CDS encoding D-glycerate dehydrogenase, coding for MTHKPVVVLTHHLLPAVQRDLESRWNLILVEGGERNLTQVLPVHHEARGLISFLSEPITLEVIKSAPNLEIIANYAVGYNNIDVEAAIEKGIWVTHTPDVLTAATADQTMALLLAVARRVVEGDRLVRAGGFDGWASDLMLGRELSGAILGIVGMGRIGTAVAQRAQAFGMRVIYHSRSRKPELEKERGYRFVQFAELAESADIISLHLPYSSKVHHLIDQSVLARMKPDAMLINVARGPLVDEAALARRLQEGGIGGAGLDVYEHEPHVNPLLKTLDNVVLAPHSGSATVHTRTQMGRMVEDSVVAALAGNRPPHLVAEWRQREPEPGPRV
- the uvrB gene encoding excinuclease ABC subunit UvrB, which encodes MLCWRRTQAAPPCIRARRWAAWLKTVWLPHWPGTALPTWWRNGARENRSPARVFELVSPFAATPAQQEAVRGIADAFDRGCKRHVLLGVTGSGKTFTMASLIREMGLPTLVLAPNKTLAAQLYQEFRGFFPRNRVGYFISYYDYYQPEAFVPQRNLYIAKEVSINADLERMRMDAVRGLLESPSTVVVASVSAIYNIGSPDDFFRQRLSFHRKSPLSRDGLISGLVKLGYRRTEGLINTGGLRVRGPAVEVFPTSEEEPLRFIFLQKRLAAIEVFDPVTGEARTELEEVSIFPVSYFHYHGERVQYTVKMVLAELEEREAHFREQNRPDLAERLGERTRFDMEQLAQFGHCAGIENYSLYLSGRNPGDPPFTLLDYFPRPFLTIMDESHITLPQLRGMYAGDRSRKEKLVEFGFRLPSALDNRPLRLEETNARLDRVLYVSATPANEELTAAGGDGVTELLVRPTGLLDPRVEERRVEAPIQDLIKEIRQEVERGYRVLVTTLTKRMAEKLTAYLAEQGIRATYMHSEIKPLDRIRILQQLRSGGVDVLVGINLLREGLDLPEVSLVAVLDADREGFLRSERSLIQTFGRAARNVDGRVLLYMRESTDSIRRAEEETRRRRAFQQEYNQLHGLVPQSIRKAVHDFHDDSWWVNKAATEPEVEIAPGEDVDRRIEELEKEMRRMADALDFVNAARLRDRIRHLKNLRLELF
- a CDS encoding carboxymuconolactone decarboxylase family protein is translated as MTDYSEFTRFRRQMNERILESGNLEIKRFFALDERVYAPGLLDHATKEMIGLAASMVLRCDDCVRYHLIQCRQAGIEIKALFEVFSVALIVGGSIVIPQLRRAVDFLEELENKKS
- a CDS encoding DUF362 domain-containing protein, with product MPGATKAFPLKRWTRHSSVQSPTLSRVAVIPCTDYSPDLVSRAVHEGLNALGGMAQFAAPGEKILLKPNLLAGDPPERAVTVHPEVFGAVAREFQNAGAQVTYGDSPARGRTERIALVAGISPVADALGIPLADFRRGETRSLKGPLSSQTVRLAHGVLAADGMVGISKMKTHGLTGITGAIKNQFGTIPGLQKSELHLRYPDVYRFSELLAAVLLLAPPRLYVMDAITAMEGNGPRGGNPRHMGVLLFSSDAVALDTVFCRLIHLNPEHVPFLEAAHKAGIGNLRMDRIQISGSDPDSLACKDFQVPRRPPPRFLTSTYVPRFLREWVTPRPVIDASRCRNCGACVAQCPVTPRALDWPGEDGPETLPVFHYERCIRCYCCQEICPEKAIYIHVPPMARILYRK